The DNA region CCTTTTCCCACCTTGCTTCCTCTCCTCGctttgctctctctctctcccaccCCTAGGCTGCAGCAAGGCTAGCTAGGCTCCCGTTCTCCCATCCAGCTCGTCCCCATTGCATGCGAAACAAGCAAGCAAGAGGTCAAGAGGAGCAGTGAGCGAGTGAGTGGCGTTTGGTGTGAAGTGAGGACTCGAGGAGGACGAAGCGAGCGAGAGGGAGTCATGGCATGGTGATGGACCTGCTGCTCCCCGCCGATCTAATCACTTTGCCCCTAGGTACCGTACAGGCGTGCGCGCAGGCATCAGTCACCTCCCCCTCCTAACTCTCACCTAatctcccctcctctctctgctTTCTCCTCCCCCAGCTTCTCCCTCCCTCCGAGCGAGCTGCTTTCTTGATTTTTTTATCGTCTCCTAGCTCCAGATTTTTAAAAATTATCTCTGGCGAGCAACCTAGCTAACTACTAGTAGCTCAGACTGAGGCCGTGCTTTCTCGCTTAATTTCCATGTTACCACTAGTGCTCTAGTCTTAGCTAAAGCCTTGCTGAGTGCCTTGCAGTGCTGGGAGGAGGAGGACAAGGTCTCTGATCAGCTGAGCTTGTCTGGTCAAAGCCGAGAGCTTTGTTGCGCTGCGAGTCCAAGCTCGACAGGACCACCGCCACTGTGAAGCACAGCGGCAGCGGCGACAAGACGAGGAGGCGGAAGCTGCCAAGCGGATAGATCTACGCAAATGGAGACCAAGGACGTGGCCCCGCtccccgccaccaccgccgccggcgccgccgcgcccgtgCCCGCACCGGCCTCtcagccgccgccgtcttctatgccaccgccgcagcagcagcaccagcagcctCCGCCGCTGCCGTTCGCGCAGCAGCAGGCGGCTCAGGCGCCGTCGCCTGCGGCGCCCATGCCCGGCGGCATGCGCCTCTCGTTCGACCAGATGGCGGGGAAGACGGAGCACCACCACCACGCGGCGCCCATGCtgtacgcgccgccgccgcagtccGCCGCGGGAGCGGCAGGCGCGCCGGGGGGCAATGTGCTGGGCATGGGCGAGCTGATGCGCAAGAAGCGCGGGCGGCCGCGCAAGTACGCGCCCGACGGCAGCATGGCCCTGGCGCTGGCCCCcatctcctccgcctccgccggcggcgccgcggcaCCCGGCCAGCAGCAGCACGGCGGGTTCTCCATCAGCAGCCCCCCGTCCGACCCCAACGCCAAGCGCCGCGGTAGGCCCCCAGGCTCCGGCAAGAAGAAGCAGTTCGAAGCCCTGGGTACGTTTTCTTCTCCCGTGCTCAGTTTCCTACCATGGCGCTCCTTCCTGTGCACGTCTCGTCGGTTAAATCTCACCAGCGTTGCGCTCGTGCCTCCTCTCGTGCAGGTTCTTGGGGCATCGCCTTCACCCCTCACATCCTCACCGTCAAGGCCGGCGAGGTAAGATTCACAGATCTCGTTCAACTTCCAAACGTTTTGCTGCATCTTGGTCGCCGTCTATGGGTGTAGATCTGCGAGTCCGCGCATCTCCTTGTGAGCGCGCCTGTGTGGCCTTCTTGCCAGAATGCCAGGTCACCGGTGTTGTGACCTTTGTGCTCTGTTCTGCCATGCCGTTGCGAAGCCCGGCAGGTTGCGAGCTCGCGTGGGTGTCCGTAAGATTCCCAGCACGGCTGTCAGTTGACCGGCCCCACGGTCAGCGGCGGCAGGCTGGTACTAGTGGGTGGTGCACACTCGTCACTCCTGATCCAGACTGATAGTCCAGTGCTGGCAGTACGACCCTGAAATCTGCGTTGTACGGTGAGGGGATACAAGCAGCGACACCTTTTGGTTGCTCTAGTATTCACTCGAGTGAGAGAGTGAACCGTGAACTGTGCATGGTAAATAGCTGGGTGAAACAAATGCTCATACTGATCAAACTACTCTGGCAAGTATGGTAGCAAATGCTATTCTCTGTTGCTGTATTTGTGACCTGGTGCTTCATAATTTGATAGATCTTGCGTATTTACCTGCATTTACTTTGACTGTTGTTTGAATTGGAGTACTTCTGTGCATCCTCAACATTTGCCTTCAGCAAGCCGCTTAGAATTGTTCTATACAAGCTGTTAGCTATTAGCCAATTGTATAGCATGGTACAAGACCAAggcatgtttttttttctttcttttggaGTCGGTTGGACCTTTGTTTCGTACCAATTTATTCTTTACTAGTACCAGCTATTTCTTCATTTATTTTCAGTTGATTAACACTTGCATTTCCGTTCTGAAATGTCTGCTTCTTGGCAGGATGTTGCATCCAAAATAATGACGTTCTCACAGCAAGGCCCTCGCACAGTCTGCATCCTTTCTGCTAATGGTGCAATTAGCAATGTAACTCTTCGGCAGCCTGCTACATCTGGTGGATTAGTTACTTATGAGGTATGTTGTACTGTTCTCGTGCTAACGGAAATTATGACATTCTAAAGTACTAAATAATGGGCTCGACATTGATTTATTTGTTATGATTTTATGACCGATTTCTTTATTGGAAATATATGTTTTTTTACTTAGCTTCAGAACAGTACGTGAATCTCAAAATGCCTTCTCCAATGTTTTATAGAATATGTCACTGGTCCATCTTGCACTTTGTACTTCATCTAACAATTTGGCAGGTTGATGAGAATGCCACCAGGTTGGTGGGAAACAAGGTCTTTATGACTTTTGGTTAAAGTATATATTATTGTTGGCTTCTTCATCCTGTCTTTGGTCATCTGAAATTAGGGATTGAAAAGCACAGCAATTTATAAGTTTCTCAGTTGTTTTTCTTCCTCTTGTGATTGGATTTTAACTGTGCTGAAAATTTGGAACTTTGATGATGTGAATGCAAAGGAGATCGGATGCCATATGACAATAGGTCTAGTTGGTGCTTGTGTAGAAATGCCACTTCAGAAAATTCAGAGTCTGAAGCTAAAGGACTTACTTTGAGCAATTAACTGAACAAATTACGCATGATATAAATTACTCCACTTGACAATGGTATGCTTTCGTCTTCTGATGGTGTACAATTTCTTGTGCAGGGCCGCTTTGAGATCATCTCACTATCTGGTTCTTTCCTGCTCGCGGAGGATGGTGACACTCGCAGCAGGACTGGTGGTTTAAGTGTCGCACTCGCAGGATCTGATGGACGAGTTCTTGGAGGATGTGTTGCTGGAATGCTCATGGCAGCAACTCCTGTTCAGGTTTGATCAGCTTGTAGACTTTCTTCCTCCTAGCTGACATTTGTTTGCTTTATTCGCTGACCACTTTGTACGTCTACCTGTGTTTGATTGTCATCAGGTTGTGGTGGCCAGTTTCATTGCAGAGGGCAAGAAATCAAAGCCAGCCGAGGCGCGGAAGGTCGAACCAATGTCTGCTCCTCCACCACAGATGCCTACCTTCGTGCCACCTCCTGTGGCCACCAGCCCTCCGTCGGAGGGCACATCCAGTGCATCATCTGATGACTCTGGCAGCCCGATCAACCACAGCGCCATGCCCTTCAACCACTCCGGccagcaccagcaccagcacCCTCACCAGCACCAGCACATGCCGCCTGCCTACGCGTCCGGTGGCTGGTCCCTCTCGGCGCACCAGCAGAACAGGCATGACTCTGACATGAAGATGATGTCGAACTAACACCGCTCAACCTTAAGTGCCCCATTTCTTGGTTGGGCTGGAGAGGAAGCTGCTGATGGTTGATTGGTACTGCTGCTATGGATGATCCTTTCGCGTCGTCTGCTCTGATCGGTGGTGACGGTGTATCTGCTATAGCTAAGCCAGCTAGGAGAGTAGGGTTCATGGTCTCACCTGCTGTTGTTTCCCCGAGTAAGATTAATTTAATTCGAATTAGCCGCTGTTGTAATGCTGTAGCTTTGTCCTAAAAGTCTGTCAGTCAACCCCTAACGTGAGTTGTGATGGATGCCTGATGAGATCTTCACCTCCTAGGCTAGTTAAACTACCATTCTCTAGTGTTATGGATCATGGATTTACTTGAATGCTTCGGTTTAATTCGGGATGGTACCCTGTTTTGCTTTGTTCTCTTATATTCTGCTGCTTATCATGTGTGCATTTTTACTGGAGCATTCATTTGTGGGATGTGACTGACGGCCATGAGGAATTTTGTGATTCTGCTACGTCAAAATGAGGTTCGGTACTGTGTGAGCTTTGAAGTTCGCTGAAGAGTCCACCAGTTTTACAGAAATGTGTTTATTCAGTCATTCTGTGATCTGTCCGGCGGTATGGATGGAGAGAGATCGCTCCACTGCCAGTTTGCCGATCGGGTTCCGTCATTGCCGTTCAGGACGCTACAGTAATTTGTTTTGGGGTTTAGAGCAGGGAGAATTGGGATTTGGGAATTGCGAGCAGATAGCGATAGTGTCCGTCGTTGCTCATCTCAGTGTTCGCAAAGTCCAAGCCGATCCATGTGAGAAAACGCGCACCTAGAAAGACTACCGGTGCATTTTACTAGTTGATTTTTCTGACTAAAGATCTGTTTGAATAGCCTAAAGTTAAAATTAAAGATCTATTTAGATAGCCTAAAATTAAAATTaaatgctaaactttagcacctaTTAGCACTCGTTACTTTTGCAGTCGTCCCCGCACCTTAGGCCAATGTTAGCGTTCGCAAAGTCCAAGCCGATTCATGTGAGAAAACGCGCACTTAGAAAGAGCGCAAAGTCCAAGCCGATTCTTGCCAATGTCTCGTTTCGAAGTTCAAGGGGATAAATTAGATTCACCAAAAACTTTCGAGTCGAAGTCATGTTGCAAGGGGAGTTCTTGCATGGAGGTTACTGAGCACATGAGTACATGACGCGACGCCTTCATGATCGGCGGCTTACCATGGCCCCTTTGACCGCCGTTGGCATCTTGCACGCCGGCTTCCTTTCCACCGTCGCCCAGCGACCGTCGCCCAGCGCCTTGCCGCCATCCCCGCAATCGCCGCCAGGCTGGGGAATTCTAAGGTCAACTGCTAGAGCCGCATAGACCCGCTCCCGTGGCGGCGGCAGACGTAAGTTTTTTTCCCCTTCCTTTGACCGAAACTGCTCTGTGGTGATTTTATCCAGGGGTTGACCACTCATAATAGAGCAATTCGGGTGATTGGTGCCCATGGGCTTTGGAATCTGTCCAACCTGGCCCGTGGGCCGCCGGTTGCGACGACGTGGCTTTCGTATCCTTCCTACCGAGTATGGCCGCCGGCCGTTCGTCGTGATCCCGTGGAGAGTTTTCCTCCTACTCCTCCACTCTTTCGTGAGACTCCACCAGGCAGTCTAGTCttctcgtcttcctcctctgggtgtcccgtcccgtcccctcccATTCGGGAGCCTCCAGCTCCGTCCTCGAGCCGCTTGCCTGCCCAGCCCGTGGAAGTAATGGCCTCGCTGCCTCCCGGCGCCGACTCCGACCAGGTCCGGCCCCCTTTCCCCACTTGAGTCTCCAAGTCGTTCACTAGCTACTGATCGATCGATTTCGCTAGCTGTAGGATCGTTGCCTGCGTCATCTTCTGCCGAACTAGTAGTCCAGGAATGGTTAATTCGTCGTGCTTTGAAGGATTTAAAAACCATGCTGGAGTGATAGTAGCCATTACCCAGCGGGTCATATTGTAATTCTGGCGTTAATTGACTTGACCCTTTGTCCTGTCTATACGTAGTTCTGAGATCCAATCAGGTTGGTGAGATTTCAGGAAACAGTCAATCGTGGAGTGTTGCTATTGCTTGTGACGATGGTCTGTTTTTACAACAGTTCACACTCGTCATTGTCGAGTGTCATGCCTCCTGTGATCTGTATTATTTCTGTAATCTGTGTATCAGGTTATTAGAAACTGCTGAATTGGAGCGATTTCTCAAAGACATTAGGCAAATCCCCAGCAATTGCATTCCTTTTCAAGGAATTATGGCTCGGCCTGGAGCTAAATGATTTCGAAGAAATAatggttgggggggggggggggggttcatAGATACTTAGATGTGGGGACTGAAATTCTCATTTTGAAGAGGAGGCGAGCCGGCCGGCCTACCAGCTCGCAGACGTAGGAAGGGTTTTATCACCGACCGAACTGCGTCAAAAAAGTTGCGATCAGAAAGGTTTCTATCCAGACCATGTATCTGGAAAGCGCCGGTTCGATTCTGGATCGTGACATGAATTTACTGTAACAACCGTCTAATGGGTTTTTTTATACCAGAAAAGTAAAAAGTTCTTCCTATCCTCTATTTGCCAGCTTTTGGTAGAAGAAAATGGCTCTACACGGACACTGATTATGAACAGGCCAAAGCAGCTGAATGCACTCTCCTCCACAATGGTATTTTTTGAGAGTTCAGTAGTACTTTTGAGTACCTGAATTTACTGTTGGAATAGTGGGAGCAGGATGATGTTGCTTTCATGTTGCAGATTATGGGACTCTTGAGGTGTTTCACTGCTTACGAGAAAGATGATAAAGTTAAATTGTTGATTATGAAGGTACCTGATGCAACTGTGTTTCTATTATCATTTAATGTTGATGTGATTAAACttggaatatatatatatatatatatatgtatatatgtctTGTTTTCTGCTCTTGTAATCTGAGCTGACTACTTGGGTACACTCTATTGCTGAGCACATGGTAATAGAAATTACCGAGTAATAAGGCAGTAACAGAGAACATGATAGCCTAATTATTCTCTAAAAACAAATCAAGAACACAGAGTCTGATGTGATTATTCTGTTCTGAAGCATGTTTATTCTGCTTGATTGAAGTGCATGATTCTTAGATAACTTATGTGGCACGGATGCTTTTTGTTGCCCTAACCCTTGAATAAAAGTTATTTGCAAATTTAACCGCTTGTCTTTTTTGTGTTTATATATTGAGAGTCTAACTTCTTAAAATACCTTCTCCACTTACCCGGAGCTTACTTTGTCTTACTTTCTTTTAGCCATTTCTCATTTCTTTCTCTTAGATTGATATAATCATCATTCATCACCATCTCTTCATCTCCTTGGTGCATTCAGTTGCTACTGTTGTTTGTtattctatcaaccatcatttGCTTTCAGGGGAAAGGAAGAGCATTTTGTGCTGGAGGTGATGTTGCTGCAGTTGTCCGGGCTATAAACAATGGTATTTAGAGCTTAAGCTCATCTCTGTGATATCAAAAATCCAGAATGGATTGCTTTCTATGTTTTTCGCCATCTTCTGTTACCTTGCGTAATGCCTGTGACTGTTATCATGTAGCATATGGATATAATCTTGTTCCACATGTTTGGTTGACTGTATTTTGTATCTAATTCATGAATCAGGCAGCTGGAAATATGGTGCTGATTTCTTCCGAAATGAATTTTTGTTAAACTACATCATCGCAACTTATAGCAAACCTCAGGTGAGCCACACCCTTTCAAAGTTTTTCTCCATGTAACAATTAAATTTTCTATTCCTTGCCTCTAAGGGCTAGACCATTTGATTGTAGGTTTCTCTTCTTGCTGGAATTGTTATGGGTGGAGGCGCTGGTGTTTCTTTACATGGAAGGTTTCGAGTTGCGACCGAAAACACGGTATATACTATTAATCAAAttcaagtgatatttttgcttcCTTCGTTATTCATGTCTTCTAAGATGGGCTGGTGCACAAAAAGTTTGCATACCATGATGCAGCTTGAGATCTTCTTGTTTAAGGTTCTGCTGAATGTTGCTCCATCCTTAAATAACCTAGAGTTAGATGGGGTTCGGCTGCTGAGGAACTACAACTGAGTTGTGCTCGAGAAACACAATATGCTACTTAAGCTCGCTCATTTATATAAGTTACTATGGTGGTATTCAGAGTGCTTGCTCATATTTTAATCCCATGTTGTACGGTCATCTAATCGAACCTAGTCGCCATGGCACCGATAAGGTGATTAGTCGAGATTAGTCGTTGATTAGGCTGATTAGTCAAGCTTAGTCGAGCCTAGTCGTCTGTATAGTCGTTCTGTACATCTAGGACCGATATGATATGTATACTATACAGTACATAGTATATAGCAAGCATTAACACCACAAATTTTGGCGGGAGCTCCTAGGCAGCGGGTATCTCCTAGCAGCGGGGAGCCATGGAGCTCATGGGCGTTTCCTTGGTGGTGGCGTGCTCCTGGGTGGCTGGATGCGCCAGTGGGCGCGCCTTTGGCGGGCGGGTGGCGGCCTGTATTTTGGCGGGCGGACGGGCGTGTCCACGCGTGTGTTCTAGCGGGCTTTTTGTGGTGAGGTGGCTTGGCAGCACTTGCAACTGTTAGATATATACCCAAAACCTAATAGGCCTAACTGCCAGCCTAGTAGCCCACCAACCAATTGCCGAGGACCATGATCAGACTCTCAAATCTGATCGTTTTCAAGCCTAATAGGATGACTAATCACGGTTAGTCGACGACTAACCGGACGACTAGGTTTCTAGTCGCTCAGACCTAGTCGCTAGCCCTTATCGGTAGCAAGGGAGCGATAAGCCTGACTAATCGCGACTAATCGCAATTAGTCGGACGACTAGAAAACATTGTTTTAATCTACATGAGTCGTAGTTGTTACATGACACTGAAATGTCGGATACCAAGTTCTGGAGGCTAGATTTCTCGTTGACTCATGCATAGTTGATGTTATAATTAGTTCATAGAGAATAGCAGTGCTTTAAAGTTAAGACATGGAAGGAGGGCTGCCTATCATTTAGAATAACATTTTACAGGTTTTATCCTCAAATATACTTACTTGTGCCTTAGATTTataagaaaggaaaggagaaaagaaataaCTTTGAACAGAAGAAACCCAGAGTGCAACTATAGGGTAGAAAAACAATTCTTCTGCATGTGGGTTCTTGTGGCTTTACCCAGCACAATCTTTTGTACCTCTTTTGATGAATTTAggcctgattttttttttgcgagcAGGCTTCAATTGTCATACTGACTTTCTTTTCATGTGAGCTTGATCTATGCTAGTAGTTTTATTCATTTGGAATTTGTAGAATCTAGCTTGAATTTTTCTTATAACCAGAATACTTTCAAAGTTTCAAGTG from Panicum hallii strain FIL2 chromosome 9, PHallii_v3.1, whole genome shotgun sequence includes:
- the LOC112877367 gene encoding AT-hook motif nuclear-localized protein 10-like, with protein sequence METKDVAPLPATTAAGAAAPVPAPASQPPPSSMPPPQQQHQQPPPLPFAQQQAAQAPSPAAPMPGGMRLSFDQMAGKTEHHHHAAPMLYAPPPQSAAGAAGAPGGNVLGMGELMRKKRGRPRKYAPDGSMALALAPISSASAGGAAAPGQQQHGGFSISSPPSDPNAKRRGRPPGSGKKKQFEALGSWGIAFTPHILTVKAGEDVASKIMTFSQQGPRTVCILSANGAISNVTLRQPATSGGLVTYEGRFEIISLSGSFLLAEDGDTRSRTGGLSVALAGSDGRVLGGCVAGMLMAATPVQVVVASFIAEGKKSKPAEARKVEPMSAPPPQMPTFVPPPVATSPPSEGTSSASSDDSGSPINHSAMPFNHSGQHQHQHPHQHQHMPPAYASGGWSLSAHQQNRHDSDMKMMSN